A stretch of Dyella sp. BiH032 DNA encodes these proteins:
- a CDS encoding phasin family protein yields the protein MTKSQAAAPNGNIQAMSELARQSLTAMSGAYAAWLQDAGKVQAETVRFLNERFEKDMDLLTQFAHCRRPEEIAALQSKAFAALVSDYARESQTLFGLLGSLSTHGIERIQKLAVPPSPR from the coding sequence ATGACCAAATCGCAAGCCGCAGCGCCCAATGGCAACATCCAGGCCATGTCCGAACTGGCCCGGCAATCGCTCACCGCGATGTCCGGGGCCTATGCCGCCTGGCTGCAGGACGCCGGCAAGGTGCAGGCCGAGACCGTGCGCTTCCTCAACGAGCGCTTCGAGAAGGACATGGACCTGCTGACCCAGTTCGCGCACTGCCGCCGCCCCGAGGAGATCGCCGCGCTGCAAAGCAAGGCCTTCGCCGCACTGGTCAGCGACTACGCGCGCGAAAGTCAGACGCTGTTCGGCCTGCTCGGCTCGCTGTCCACGCACGGCATCGAACGGATACAGAAACTGGCCGTCCCGCCCTCGCCACGCTGA
- a CDS encoding ribose-phosphate diphosphokinase codes for MTRAFYALPGNEALAEALARRHDAPLLALDVHRFPDGESLVRVEPPPAEGEAVLVCSLHQPDEKTVPLLMAAATLRELGAARVGLVAPYLAYMRQDARFRPGEAISSRIFGQLLQERFDWLVTVDPHLHRIHSLAEAGMPQGKVVAAAPALAAWLRENVERPLLIGPDEESAQWVERVGALAAAPAVVATKQRFGDRDVRVRLPDLSLWRQRQPVLVDDIISSGHTLLETIAGMHAAGWAAPVCMAVHGLFGGDALARLRAAGVPDVVTTNSVPGETARIDLSADLAAALPSH; via the coding sequence ATGACGCGTGCCTTCTACGCCTTGCCTGGCAACGAGGCGCTGGCCGAGGCGCTGGCACGCCGTCACGATGCGCCGCTCCTGGCGCTGGACGTGCACCGCTTTCCGGACGGCGAATCGCTGGTGCGGGTGGAGCCGCCCCCGGCGGAAGGCGAGGCCGTGCTGGTCTGTTCGCTGCACCAGCCGGATGAGAAGACCGTGCCGCTGCTGATGGCCGCGGCCACGCTGCGCGAGCTCGGTGCCGCGCGAGTCGGACTGGTGGCGCCATACCTCGCCTACATGCGGCAGGACGCGCGCTTCCGGCCCGGCGAGGCGATCTCCTCGCGCATCTTCGGCCAGTTGCTGCAGGAACGTTTTGACTGGCTGGTCACCGTCGACCCACATCTCCATCGCATCCACAGTCTGGCCGAGGCAGGCATGCCGCAGGGCAAGGTGGTGGCGGCGGCGCCGGCGCTGGCCGCGTGGCTGCGCGAGAACGTGGAGCGGCCGCTGCTGATTGGCCCCGACGAAGAAAGCGCGCAGTGGGTCGAGCGCGTCGGCGCACTGGCCGCGGCGCCCGCCGTGGTCGCGACCAAGCAGCGCTTCGGCGACCGCGACGTGCGCGTGCGCCTGCCCGATCTGTCGCTGTGGCGGCAGCGCCAGCCGGTGCTGGTGGACGACATCATTTCCAGCGGCCACACGCTGCTGGAAACCATCGCGGGCATGCATGCGGCCGGGTGGGCGGCGCCGGTGTGCATGGCGGTGCACGGCCTGTTCGGCGGCGACGCGCTGGCGCGCCTGCGCGCGGCCGGCGTGCCTGACGTGGTCACCACCAACAGCGTGCCCGGCGAAACGGCGCGGATAGACCTGAGCGCGGACCTGGCGGCCGCGCTGCCGTCGCACTGA
- a CDS encoding alpha/beta family hydrolase: MTLPRQGYFDDREHAAERLLEPLLAYRGQHPLILAIPRGGVPIGRLLADRLGGELDVVLVRKIGAPGHEEFAVGAVAEDGEVWVAEHAERVGADAGYVEQEAARQRAVIARRRDLYSPHRHAIDPAGRTVIVVDDGLATGATMRAALVALRARHPARLVCAVPVASPRSLADIRPLCDDVVCVAAPREFMAVSQYYRDFPAVDDAEVVRLLGQPAAVEGEAKAVRIPVDGARLEGDLEVPPGATGVVIFAHGSGSSRFSPRNRQVAATLREHGLATLLFDLLGAHEDTAVAARFDIERLSARLEAAVEWAARQPDIARLPIGLFGASTGAAAALTVAARLPRAVRAVVSRGGRPDLAGHAVLGDVQAPTLLIVGSADTDVVALNKSALASMNQTVELVLVPGATHLFDEPGTLERVASLASAWFGRWLHA, translated from the coding sequence ATGACGCTTCCTCGCCAGGGATATTTCGATGACCGGGAGCACGCGGCCGAACGGCTGCTGGAGCCCTTGCTCGCCTATCGCGGGCAGCATCCACTGATCCTCGCCATTCCGCGCGGCGGCGTGCCGATCGGCCGCCTGCTCGCCGACCGCCTCGGCGGCGAGCTGGACGTGGTGCTGGTGCGCAAGATCGGCGCACCGGGCCACGAGGAGTTCGCCGTGGGCGCCGTCGCCGAAGACGGCGAGGTGTGGGTAGCCGAGCACGCCGAACGCGTGGGCGCCGATGCCGGCTACGTGGAGCAGGAGGCCGCGCGCCAGCGTGCCGTGATCGCCCGGCGCCGCGACTTGTATAGCCCGCATCGCCATGCCATCGACCCGGCCGGCCGCACCGTGATCGTGGTGGACGACGGCCTCGCCACCGGCGCCACCATGCGGGCCGCGCTGGTCGCGCTGCGCGCGCGTCACCCGGCCAGGCTGGTGTGCGCTGTGCCGGTCGCTTCGCCGCGCAGCCTGGCCGACATCCGTCCACTGTGCGACGACGTGGTCTGCGTGGCGGCGCCGCGCGAATTCATGGCGGTAAGCCAGTACTACCGCGACTTCCCCGCGGTGGACGATGCGGAAGTGGTGCGGCTGCTCGGACAGCCCGCGGCGGTAGAGGGCGAAGCCAAGGCCGTCCGCATTCCGGTCGACGGCGCGCGCCTGGAGGGCGACCTGGAAGTGCCGCCGGGCGCGACGGGTGTGGTGATCTTCGCGCACGGTAGCGGCAGCAGCCGTTTCAGTCCGCGCAACCGGCAGGTGGCGGCGACCTTGCGCGAGCATGGGCTGGCCACGCTGCTGTTCGACCTGCTCGGCGCGCACGAGGACACCGCGGTCGCCGCGCGCTTCGACATCGAGCGATTGTCCGCGCGGCTCGAAGCGGCCGTGGAGTGGGCGGCCCGCCAGCCGGACATCGCGCGTCTGCCGATCGGCTTGTTCGGCGCCAGCACCGGCGCGGCTGCAGCGCTTACGGTGGCCGCGCGGCTGCCGCGCGCGGTCCGCGCGGTGGTGTCGCGCGGCGGACGTCCCGACCTCGCCGGGCACGCCGTGCTGGGCGATGTGCAGGCGCCCACCTTGCTGATCGTCGGCAGCGCGGACACCGACGTCGTCGCGCTCAACAAATCCGCGCTGGCCTCGATGAACCAGACCGTCGAGCTGGTGCTCGTTCCTGGCGCCACGCATCTGTTCGATGAACCCGGAACGCTCGAGCGCGTCGCTTCCCTGGCGAGCGCGTGGTTCGGCCGCTGGCTGCATGCATGA
- a CDS encoding thymidine phosphorylase family protein yields the protein MNRADGAASMAEHGAVCPSLVETLPDIPRPVLPYERLRRIGIDTGDEYVIYLHEDSPLCRAEGFGAHSRVQIAIGERQLLARLNMVRGAMLTAEEAGLSEPAWLRLNPQPGESAMFAHPASIESLALVRGKIHGLALDSGAFAAIMRDVVARRYSGLELAAFVTACANGHLSLQEISALTGAMVDTGLHLHWPYEVVADKHCIGGLAGNRTTPIVVAIAASLGLAMPKTSSRAITSPAGTADTMEMLAPVDLSLEQMRRVVERAGGCVAWGGSIGLSPADDVMIHVERALDIDSEGQLVASVLSKKIAAGSTHVLIDIPVGPSAKVRSQAEADSLAACLQRVAADFGMRVQCLVTDGSQPIGRGVGPALEARDVLSVLRRDADAPADLRERALLLVTSLLQLIGVTRNRDSARAMATQALDSGAAWVQFQKICEAQGGMRTPGKAAQQYPVLASVAGRVAAIDNRQLSRVAKLAGAPMAPLAGLELHVHLGDCTEAGQPMFTVHAQTRGELAYAMEYVQRHPCIVTLAAGA from the coding sequence ATGAACCGCGCTGACGGGGCAGCCTCGATGGCGGAACACGGCGCCGTCTGTCCGTCGCTGGTGGAAACGCTGCCGGACATTCCCCGCCCGGTGCTGCCTTACGAGCGCCTGCGCCGCATCGGCATCGATACCGGCGACGAATACGTCATCTACTTGCACGAAGATTCGCCGCTGTGTCGCGCCGAGGGCTTCGGCGCGCACAGCCGCGTGCAGATCGCCATCGGGGAGCGGCAGCTGCTCGCGCGGCTCAACATGGTCCGCGGTGCCATGCTCACCGCGGAAGAGGCCGGGCTCTCGGAGCCAGCCTGGCTGCGATTGAACCCGCAGCCGGGAGAGTCCGCGATGTTCGCGCACCCGGCCAGCATCGAATCGCTCGCGCTGGTGCGGGGGAAGATCCATGGCCTGGCCCTGGACAGCGGCGCCTTTGCCGCGATCATGCGCGACGTGGTTGCGCGCCGCTATTCCGGCCTGGAACTGGCCGCGTTCGTCACCGCCTGCGCCAACGGCCATCTGTCGCTGCAGGAAATCAGCGCCCTGACCGGCGCCATGGTCGATACCGGCCTGCACCTGCACTGGCCGTACGAAGTAGTGGCGGACAAGCACTGCATCGGCGGCCTGGCCGGCAACCGCACCACGCCTATCGTGGTGGCTATTGCCGCCTCGCTGGGGCTGGCCATGCCCAAGACCTCCTCGCGCGCGATCACCTCACCGGCCGGCACCGCCGACACCATGGAGATGCTCGCGCCGGTGGACCTGTCGCTGGAGCAGATGCGCCGCGTGGTGGAACGTGCCGGCGGCTGCGTCGCCTGGGGCGGCTCGATCGGGCTGAGTCCGGCCGACGACGTGATGATCCACGTCGAGCGCGCGCTGGACATCGACAGCGAAGGCCAGCTGGTGGCTTCCGTGTTGTCGAAGAAGATCGCCGCCGGCTCGACGCATGTATTGATCGACATTCCGGTCGGCCCGTCCGCCAAGGTGCGCAGCCAGGCCGAGGCCGATTCGCTGGCCGCCTGCCTGCAGCGCGTCGCCGCGGACTTCGGCATGCGCGTGCAATGCCTGGTTACCGACGGCAGCCAGCCGATCGGGCGCGGAGTCGGCCCGGCGCTCGAGGCACGTGACGTGCTGTCGGTGTTGCGCCGCGACGCCGACGCGCCGGCCGATCTGCGCGAACGCGCGCTGCTGCTGGTCACTTCGCTGTTGCAACTGATCGGCGTCACGCGGAACCGCGATAGCGCGCGCGCCATGGCGACGCAGGCGCTGGACAGCGGTGCGGCCTGGGTGCAGTTCCAGAAGATCTGCGAAGCGCAGGGCGGCATGCGCACACCGGGAAAGGCGGCGCAGCAATATCCCGTGCTCGCCTCGGTGGCCGGCCGCGTGGCGGCGATCGACAACCGGCAGTTGTCGCGCGTGGCGAAGCTCGCCGGCGCGCCCATGGCGCCGCTGGCCGGCCTTGAATTGCACGTGCACCTGGGCGACTGCACCGAGGCCGGGCAGCCGATGTTCACCGTGCATGCACAGACCCGCGGCGAACTTGCCTACGCCATGGAATACGTCCAGCGCCATCCCTGCATCGTCACCCTGGCGGCCGGCGCATGA
- a CDS encoding CBS domain-containing protein: MLAKDIGTSRVIQAEASQSLREAARIMHRHQVACLVVVGDSGAPLGVVTERDVMTATLVLGRDPDSATIGSVMARPPVICRDDSTFTELIAIMRGSGLRRLPVVDASGTLVAIVTADDVIAAMAELMESLARALIVDPMFDHEPR; encoded by the coding sequence ATGCTCGCCAAAGACATCGGCACCAGCCGGGTGATCCAGGCCGAGGCCTCGCAGAGCCTGCGCGAGGCGGCGCGCATCATGCATCGCCACCAGGTCGCCTGCCTGGTCGTGGTGGGCGACAGCGGCGCACCGCTGGGCGTGGTCACCGAGCGCGACGTGATGACCGCGACGCTGGTGCTCGGCCGCGATCCGGACAGCGCCACGATCGGCAGCGTGATGGCGCGGCCGCCGGTGATCTGCCGCGACGACAGTACGTTCACCGAGCTGATTGCAATCATGCGCGGCAGCGGCCTGCGGCGACTGCCGGTGGTGGATGCGTCCGGCACGCTGGTCGCCATCGTCACCGCGGACGACGTGATCGCGGCGATGGCCGAACTGATGGAAAGCCTGGCGCGGGCGCTCATCGTCGATCCGATGTTCGATCATGAACCGCGCTGA
- a CDS encoding Hsp20/alpha crystallin family protein — protein sequence MANVTRWNPLKTIARIDPATDFEDFFRNFGLRPRWNEMAIAPDVRINVAETDGAYRVEAEIPGVDKSDIDVQVHGDQVSITAEVKRETKEKEGEREIFTERSFGQVYRSFTLPGEVDSDKAAAHYENGVLTLQLPKKHNGNGRKVTVS from the coding sequence ATGGCAAACGTGACCCGCTGGAACCCCCTCAAGACGATCGCCCGCATCGATCCCGCGACCGATTTCGAAGACTTCTTCCGCAACTTCGGCCTGCGCCCGCGCTGGAACGAAATGGCCATCGCGCCCGACGTGCGCATCAATGTCGCCGAGACCGACGGCGCCTATCGCGTCGAAGCGGAAATTCCCGGTGTGGACAAGAGCGACATCGACGTGCAGGTGCATGGCGACCAGGTCTCCATTACTGCCGAGGTCAAGCGCGAGACCAAGGAGAAGGAGGGCGAGCGCGAGATCTTCACGGAGCGCAGCTTCGGCCAGGTCTATCGTTCCTTCACCCTGCCCGGCGAAGTGGACAGCGACAAGGCCGCCGCGCACTACGAGAACGGCGTGCTCACCCTGCAACTGCCGAAGAAGCACAACGGCAACGGCCGCAAGGTTACCGTCAGCTGA
- a CDS encoding GNAT family N-acetyltransferase encodes MTQTSSSFPGARPTTDDPPTLVEHLRDGTVVRIRPELPRDASREQAFLSRLSSEALSYRFLGLVKESGAATARELTSLDVPREVALVALVGDPPLETEIGVACYRLHDDGSRCDCAVTVDPAWQNKGVGRLLMRHLIGVARAQGVRWMYAVDAVRCAGAHRLAEHLGFRSRPDPEDPAVVTFELELE; translated from the coding sequence ATGACACAGACATCATCCTCATTCCCTGGCGCGCGCCCGACCACGGACGACCCGCCTACCCTGGTCGAGCACCTGCGCGACGGTACCGTCGTGCGCATCCGTCCGGAGCTGCCCAGGGACGCCTCTCGCGAGCAGGCGTTTCTTTCGCGGCTGAGCAGCGAGGCGCTGTCGTATCGCTTTCTTGGCCTGGTGAAGGAAAGCGGCGCGGCGACCGCGCGCGAGTTGACCTCGCTGGATGTGCCACGCGAGGTCGCACTGGTCGCCCTGGTTGGCGATCCACCGCTGGAGACCGAAATCGGCGTGGCCTGCTATCGCCTGCACGACGACGGCTCGCGCTGCGACTGCGCGGTGACGGTGGACCCCGCCTGGCAGAACAAAGGCGTCGGCCGCCTGCTGATGCGTCACCTGATCGGCGTCGCCCGCGCGCAGGGCGTGCGCTGGATGTACGCCGTGGATGCGGTCCGCTGTGCGGGCGCGCACCGGCTGGCCGAACACCTCGGCTTCCGCAGCCGGCCCGACCCGGAGGACCCGGCTGTGGTCACCTTCGAACTCGAACTGGAATGA
- a CDS encoding PAS domain S-box protein, translated as MNAFPDTIAGADLFKALFDTAPDAMIVVDLQGEIVLANPQADRLFGYEEGQLRGLKVEALLPEQVRQAHTQHRGRYMSSPRVRPMGAGYELTGVRRNGQQFPVEIGLSPIQTNGHTLFAASIRDISETQRARQALVRARYDTFLTQISRLLLESPNLDVAVDGMAALIASALHTEATLILFRDTHGNDLHVRASTGLPHEVLRGFAQRLSQGPWMAKGESGPVVLSRTGADVSGLLAGTAFRDAAIVPLSDRYEPMGLLVVPAREPESFDHDKLHFLQAVANMLASAVQRSRSEEQLSHAQRLDAIGQLTGGIAHDFNNLLTVISGNLQLLMASLPQPSPLNEIVESAARATDRCATLTSKLLSFASRRRLSPRAVMPGQVLGDLREMLARTLGERILVAAECPQDVPAIYVDPAEFDAALVNLAVNARDAMPRGGKLTIAVTHERVDDRHASLKKPAGEYVVFSVGDTGMGMTPDVQAHALEPFFTTKEVGKGSGLGLSMVYGFVKQSGGYLSIDSQLGYGTRVELHFPAVVPEPAAAPVATTPAVRQGHETILVVEDEPEVRGIALAFLRSLGYATRQAADAAEALEVLERYPDIDLLFSDVVLGNGMTGAELAKAARQQRPGLPVLLTSGYERGSLDAEDASLSRVELLRKPYRIEQLAASVRGALDGHTK; from the coding sequence ATGAACGCCTTCCCCGATACGATCGCCGGCGCGGACCTGTTCAAGGCGCTGTTCGACACGGCGCCGGACGCGATGATCGTGGTGGACCTGCAGGGCGAGATCGTGCTGGCCAATCCCCAGGCCGACCGCCTGTTCGGCTACGAGGAAGGCCAGCTGCGCGGGCTGAAAGTGGAAGCCCTGCTGCCGGAGCAGGTGCGCCAGGCGCACACCCAGCATCGCGGGCGCTACATGTCCTCGCCGCGGGTGCGCCCGATGGGCGCGGGCTACGAACTGACCGGCGTGCGGCGCAACGGCCAGCAGTTCCCGGTGGAGATCGGCCTGAGTCCGATCCAGACCAATGGACACACGCTGTTCGCGGCGTCCATCCGCGACATCTCCGAGACCCAGCGCGCGCGCCAGGCACTGGTGCGCGCGCGCTACGACACCTTCCTCACCCAGATCAGCCGGCTGCTGCTGGAATCGCCCAACCTCGACGTGGCCGTGGACGGCATGGCGGCGCTGATCGCCTCGGCACTGCACACCGAAGCCACCCTGATCCTGTTCCGCGACACCCATGGCAACGACCTGCACGTGCGCGCCTCCACCGGCCTGCCGCACGAAGTGCTGCGCGGCTTCGCCCAGCGGCTCTCGCAGGGTCCATGGATGGCCAAGGGCGAGAGCGGCCCGGTGGTGCTGTCGCGCACCGGCGCCGATGTGAGCGGCCTGCTCGCCGGCACGGCATTCCGCGACGCCGCCATCGTGCCGCTGTCCGATCGCTACGAACCCATGGGCCTGCTGGTGGTGCCGGCCCGCGAACCGGAGAGCTTCGACCACGACAAGCTGCACTTCCTGCAGGCCGTTGCCAACATGCTGGCCTCCGCCGTGCAGCGCAGCCGCAGCGAGGAGCAGCTCTCGCACGCGCAGCGGCTGGATGCGATCGGCCAGCTGACCGGCGGCATCGCGCACGACTTCAACAATCTGCTGACGGTAATCTCGGGCAACCTGCAGTTGCTGATGGCCTCGCTGCCGCAGCCTTCTCCGCTCAACGAGATCGTCGAAAGCGCCGCGCGCGCCACCGACCGCTGCGCCACGCTGACCAGCAAGCTGCTGTCTTTCGCCAGCCGACGCCGCCTGTCGCCACGCGCGGTGATGCCCGGCCAGGTGCTGGGCGACCTGCGCGAGATGCTGGCGCGCACGCTCGGTGAGCGCATCCTGGTAGCAGCCGAGTGCCCGCAGGACGTGCCGGCGATCTACGTGGACCCGGCGGAATTCGACGCCGCCCTGGTCAACCTGGCGGTCAACGCGCGCGATGCCATGCCGCGCGGCGGCAAGCTGACCATCGCGGTGACGCACGAACGCGTGGACGACCGCCATGCCAGCCTCAAGAAGCCGGCCGGCGAGTACGTGGTGTTCAGCGTGGGCGACACCGGCATGGGCATGACGCCGGACGTGCAGGCGCATGCGCTGGAACCGTTCTTCACTACCAAGGAAGTCGGCAAGGGCAGCGGCCTGGGCCTGAGCATGGTGTACGGCTTCGTCAAGCAGTCCGGCGGCTACCTGAGCATCGACAGCCAGCTCGGCTACGGCACGCGGGTGGAACTGCATTTTCCGGCCGTAGTGCCGGAGCCCGCCGCAGCGCCGGTCGCCACCACACCTGCCGTGCGCCAGGGCCACGAGACCATCCTGGTGGTGGAGGACGAGCCGGAAGTGCGCGGCATCGCCCTCGCCTTCCTGCGTTCGCTGGGCTATGCCACCCGTCAGGCGGCGGACGCGGCCGAGGCCCTGGAAGTGCTCGAGCGCTACCCGGACATCGACCTGCTGTTCTCGGACGTGGTACTGGGCAACGGCATGACCGGCGCGGAACTGGCGAAGGCCGCGCGGCAACAGCGGCCGGGGCTGCCGGTATTGCTCACCTCCGGTTACGAACGCGGTTCGCTGGACGCGGAGGATGCCTCGCTGAGCCGCGTGGAACTGCTGCGCAAGCCGTATCGCATCGAGCAGCTCGCGGCATCGGTGCGCGGCGCGCTGGACGGGCACACCAAGTAA
- the phbB gene encoding acetoacetyl-CoA reductase yields MPRVAVVTGGTRGLGRAIATGLLAEGHHVAAVYRGNEDAARAFFDDTGIPVYGWDVADHAACADGLARIERDLGPVEILVNNAGITRDAMLHRMSEAQWWEVIRTNLGSMFNMCRHAVGGMRERGFGRIVNISSINGQKGQLGQANYAASKAGVIGFTKSLALESACKGITVNAVAPGYCETEMVGAVAPEVLKGIVEAIPVARLGLPEEIARVVTMLVRDDAGFITGATIDINGGQRMG; encoded by the coding sequence ATGCCACGCGTCGCCGTCGTCACCGGAGGAACCCGCGGTCTGGGCCGCGCCATCGCCACGGGCCTGCTGGCCGAAGGGCACCACGTCGCGGCGGTGTACCGCGGCAACGAGGATGCCGCCCGGGCGTTCTTCGACGACACCGGCATCCCCGTCTATGGTTGGGACGTGGCCGACCACGCCGCCTGCGCCGACGGGCTGGCGCGCATCGAGCGCGATCTGGGGCCGGTCGAGATCCTGGTCAACAACGCCGGGATCACCCGCGATGCCATGCTGCACCGCATGAGCGAAGCGCAGTGGTGGGAGGTCATCCGTACCAACCTGGGCTCCATGTTCAACATGTGCCGCCACGCGGTCGGCGGCATGCGCGAGCGCGGCTTCGGCCGCATCGTCAACATCAGCTCGATCAACGGCCAGAAGGGCCAGCTCGGCCAGGCCAACTACGCGGCTTCCAAGGCGGGCGTCATCGGCTTCACCAAGTCGCTGGCGCTGGAAAGCGCGTGCAAGGGCATCACCGTGAACGCGGTGGCGCCGGGCTACTGCGAAACCGAGATGGTCGGCGCGGTCGCGCCGGAGGTGCTCAAGGGCATCGTGGAGGCGATCCCGGTCGCGCGCCTGGGCCTGCCGGAAGAGATCGCGCGGGTGGTCACCATGCTGGTGCGCGACGATGCGGGCTTCATCACCGGCGCCACCATCGACATCAACGGCGGCCAGCGCATGGGCTGA
- a CDS encoding response regulator transcription factor translates to MSVANSASDQETRPQRLLVVEDDPDISALVSRYLGSQGFTVDVAANGAMLRQALAAGPVDLILLDLGLPGEDGFALTRYLHEHWQGPIIIVSGRGESVDRVVGLELGADDYVTKPFDLRELLARVRSVLRRYASRTAPPAAVVDAAPADGLLEFAGFRLDPGARVLVDADGKEIPLTTGEFDLLKLFLDHPNRVLSRNDIMSRIHGRDVGPYDRAIDVQLSRLRRKIDADPDRPPLFKSVRGTGYIFTERVRRT, encoded by the coding sequence ATGTCTGTCGCGAATTCGGCATCGGATCAGGAGACCCGCCCCCAGCGCCTGCTGGTGGTGGAGGACGATCCGGACATCTCCGCCCTGGTCAGCCGCTATCTCGGCAGCCAGGGCTTCACCGTCGACGTCGCCGCCAATGGCGCCATGCTGCGCCAGGCGCTCGCCGCCGGTCCGGTCGACCTGATCCTGCTGGACCTGGGCCTGCCCGGCGAAGACGGCTTCGCCCTGACCCGCTACCTGCACGAGCACTGGCAAGGCCCGATCATCATCGTCTCCGGCCGGGGTGAGTCGGTGGACCGCGTGGTGGGGCTGGAACTGGGCGCGGACGACTACGTGACCAAGCCCTTCGACCTGCGCGAACTGCTCGCCCGCGTGCGCAGCGTGCTGCGCCGCTATGCCAGCCGCACGGCGCCGCCCGCGGCGGTGGTCGACGCCGCACCCGCAGACGGACTGCTGGAATTCGCCGGCTTCCGCCTGGACCCGGGGGCGCGTGTGCTGGTCGATGCCGACGGCAAGGAGATCCCGCTGACCACCGGCGAATTCGACCTGCTCAAGCTGTTCCTGGACCATCCGAACCGGGTGTTGTCGCGCAACGACATCATGAGCCGCATCCATGGACGCGACGTTGGCCCGTACGATCGCGCCATCGACGTGCAATTGAGCCGGCTGCGACGCAAGATCGACGCCGATCCGGACCGCCCGCCGCTGTTCAAGTCGGTACGCGGCACCGGCTACATCTTCACCGAACGGGTCCGCCGCACATGA
- a CDS encoding cyclic nucleotide-binding domain-containing protein, giving the protein MSTQAETVAAADTNLPRAAHEAAFAGLDIEQLRKYVQVTRHKVVAGQSLYHAGQPFTALYFVQSGCLKTVELAEDGRDQVTGFRMRGDFLGVESIGLKQHACSAVALESGEVWELPYPAMLAACRDMPELQARLTAALAEEIRNDHAWMLAIGTLNAEQRVASFLVDVARRYARMGYSARHFILRMRRTDMANFLALKHETVSRVMSRLDELRLIEVERREVRVLNDAGLRQLAGMRAC; this is encoded by the coding sequence ATGAGCACGCAAGCCGAAACCGTCGCCGCCGCGGACACGAACCTGCCGCGTGCCGCGCACGAAGCCGCCTTCGCGGGCCTGGACATCGAACAGCTGCGCAAATACGTCCAGGTGACCCGGCACAAAGTCGTTGCGGGCCAGTCGCTGTATCACGCCGGCCAGCCGTTCACCGCGCTGTACTTCGTCCAGTCCGGCTGCCTCAAGACGGTGGAGCTGGCCGAGGACGGCCGCGACCAGGTCACCGGGTTCCGCATGCGCGGCGACTTCCTCGGCGTGGAATCGATCGGCCTGAAGCAGCACGCGTGCAGCGCCGTCGCGCTGGAGTCGGGCGAGGTGTGGGAGCTGCCGTACCCGGCCATGCTCGCCGCCTGCCGCGACATGCCCGAACTGCAGGCCCGCCTCACCGCGGCGCTCGCCGAAGAAATCCGCAACGACCACGCCTGGATGCTGGCCATCGGCACGCTCAACGCTGAGCAGCGCGTGGCCAGCTTCCTGGTCGACGTGGCCCGCCGTTACGCCCGCATGGGTTATAGCGCGCGCCATTTCATCCTGCGCATGCGCCGCACCGACATGGCCAATTTCCTCGCGCTCAAGCACGAGACGGTCAGCCGCGTCATGTCGCGCCTGGACGAGCTGCGCCTGATCGAAGTGGAACGCCGCGAAGTGCGCGTGCTGAACGATGCAGGGCTGCGCCAGCTCGCTGGCATGCGCGCCTGCTGA
- a CDS encoding host attachment protein, protein MTHSTWVLITDAARARLFEISAQDGMAEVACFSSPARRTVTPDHDFNDRLPRTQDSRSSHRHAIQPHTTVREKAEQQFARTVADELESGAERKQYDHLILVAPPRFLGVLREQLPETLSRRVVGEIQHDLVSASTQELNERLREAFPREFRHGPS, encoded by the coding sequence ATGACCCACAGCACCTGGGTATTGATCACCGACGCCGCGCGGGCGCGGCTGTTCGAAATCTCCGCGCAGGACGGCATGGCCGAAGTGGCGTGCTTCAGCAGCCCGGCCCGGCGCACCGTCACGCCCGACCACGACTTCAACGATCGCCTGCCGCGCACGCAGGACAGCCGCTCGTCGCACCGCCACGCCATCCAGCCGCATACCACCGTGCGCGAAAAGGCCGAACAACAGTTCGCCCGCACGGTCGCGGACGAACTGGAGAGCGGCGCCGAGCGGAAACAGTACGATCACCTGATCCTGGTAGCGCCGCCACGCTTCCTCGGCGTGCTGCGCGAGCAACTGCCAGAGACGCTGTCCAGGCGCGTGGTCGGCGAGATCCAGCACGACCTGGTCTCGGCATCGACGCAGGAACTGAACGAGCGCCTGCGTGAGGCCTTCCCGCGGGAATTCAGGCACGGACCCTCCTGA